The region ATGAAGATGCGGGGAACGCACCGAAAGAAGGTTTGTTGGGTTTTCAGATTCACGTGGGCCCGCCGATGGTGGTGCAATTTAAGGACGTGATTTTGAAGGAGACGAAGTAGGGAGTTTTTGAGAGCGGCGGACTCCAGTCCGCCGTTTTTTCTCCGCGCTTCTGGAGGCGGTCTGGAGACCGCCTTTCCTTGCGGTGGGCGATGGTCAGTGCAATGATGCCGAATGATTCTTCCGCCCCATGAGCCGGATTTTTTTGAGAAGTGCGTGCGCTTTGTGTGTGGGTTTGTTCTGGGCGCTGGGGTCGGGCTTCTTGTGGCACTTCGGGATTTTGATGCTTCGGGCCTGACCTTGTGGCTGGTGGTTGGAGGGATGGCGGTTGTAAGTGGCGTGGTTGCTGTGAAGTATGGCGATGACTTTTGGCGCAGTGTGATGAAGTGGTGAGCGCGGAGGGTGAGGCGAGTCGGCCTGCTTGCATTGTGTATCAATAAAGAATACTCAAAGCCACGCAGGATACTCGTTTGTTGGTGGAATGTTACCTGGCATTGGAGAAGGTTAGTCGGTCTCAATTAGGGGTTGGCGGCCAAAGACGATGAATGGTTGGGCACCTATCAGCAGGCTCAAGATCAAGATCAGTGGCCAGGCTCTAACAGGTGGAGTGTGATGGTAGCTCGAAAGCACTGTCTGCCAGTATTCCTGGTAATAGGTTGCAGCAGCAGGCACGTCCTCGTGATGAACCACAACCCGCACACCGCCTATGGCATTGCTGAATTTCCAAACGGTTTGCACGGTGAATTCGTCGAACACGAAGGCTTCGATCTCATGGCTTCCCAAAAAAAGACGAAATAGATGGGCGTCTTCGGGAGTTTGGAACCGGGCAATGGTGTTCACTGTATAAAGTGTCTCTGAGGACGGCAGGGTATAGGTCCATTACGGAGGGCGGACATTCCTGTCCGCAGCGGGGCCAAAACTGAGGTGGACAGAAATGTCCACCCTCCTGCTCACCAATCGATCCCCTCATCAAAACAACGCCGGCGAAGGTGATACTGGCCGTTTTGTTCAATGAGGTAGTGGGTTTTGCGTTTGATGCCGGTGTGGGGGACGCTGGAGAGGCCGGGTTTGCATTGGCTGAAGTCGATGCGGCCGCGGCGGAAGAGGGTTTCTAAGAAACTTTGGGTGGCTTGTTCGACACCGGGAACGGGGGTGGAACCGGTATCGGGTGCCGCAGGGGCGATGAGTCCGCGTCGGGAGAAGGAGGCGGTGCGGACGACGAGGGCACCTTCCATCAGGCCATAGGCGCTGGCGCGCAGGATGATGTCGCGACCGCGTGGGATATCGTCGCCGCCGGCGTTGGGTTTTCCGGTGGCGAAGACGCGGACGGCTTCGGCTTTGAGGCTGCGGGCTCCTTCGAGGCTGAGCAGGCCGCGACGCACGAAGGCGCTGCGGAAGGCTTCTTCGAATTTGCCTTCGAACAGGGTGGCGTCGGCCCAGATGACTTGGGCGGCCATCTCGCTGTAAAACGCGGCGGTGAGGGCGGCGCATTGGACAGCGCGTCCGAGCAGTGCTGCGGCATCGACGCTGACCTTGACGATATCGGCGGGCGTGGGTTTGGAGGAGATGGCTTTGAGCATGGCGGCCATGCCTTCGAAAAATCCGGCGGTGAACAGGCGGGAAAAGGAGTGGGGTTCGGAGGAGAGTTCGTAGTGCGGGGCCATGGGGGGGAGGAACATGGGTTCGCGGTAGAAGAAGGAGTTCACGGCGTTGCGCAGGCAGTCGGCGGGGGCGGAGGCGGGGTTGACGGCGTGAACGGATTTGCCGAACTGCACGGCGAAGCGGGAGACGATGGAGTTCGAATACAGCATGCCGCCGGTTTCTTTGAGAACGGCGGCGGCGATGGTCTCGTTTTGCAAAGCGCTAAGCAGGGCGGTGAGGTCGGCGAAGGATTCGTGGAAGGCGGCGACTTCGTCGAGGGCGGCATCCCAGAGGTCGGGGCGCAGGGCGTCGAGAATGGCGTGGCCCATTTCGTGGGCGACGACATCGGGGCTGTCGGCGGTGTGGACGGTTTTGCCTTTGATGGTGGCGTGGTGGAAGGTGAGGGTTTTGCGGTCGTAGAAGGCGTTGAGGTCTTCGTGGCCGTTGAGCACGACTTCGAGGGGATTGCCGGTGCCGGTTTGCCACTGAAGGGTTTCGGGGAGACAGGGATGCCAGACGTTTTTGGCGCGTTGGATGGCGTCGGCGCAGTTCCAGTAGCGAAAGTGGGGGGTGCCAGGGTTGAAGAGCCCGGCTTTGGGAGCGGTGCCTTCGATTTGCAAGGGGAGGAGGCCGACGGAGAGGGCAGGGGCTGGACGTTTGGAGGGTTTGAGGCCGGATTCGGGATCGTTTTGCCAGACAGCGATCAGACTTTTTGAGCTGGAAGGTTTGGTGGTCGGTGGGGCGCTTGCACTTTTTTTGGTGGGGACGGGAGCGGGAGGCTTGACGATTTTTTTGACGACGCTGGCCGCAGGTTTGGCGACGGGTTTGGAAGAAGCGGACGGCTTGGATTTTTTCATGGGAGAAAGAGGCAAAGCGTAAAAACCTGTCGGGTCCGGCTTGGCTGACCGGGTTTGTTTATTTCCACAAAGCTACAGAATTGAGTCGCCGGTTGACAAGCCTTTTGCAGGTTTGTCCGTGCGATTTGTGAACGGGCATTGTGGTTGTCGGAGTAGAAGTCCCGATTTATGGGTGACTGAAATCATCATGACCCTGACGCTTCGATCTCCGGCAAAAATCAATCTGTGGCTGCGCGTGTTGCGTCGGCGGGACGATGGCTTTCATGACGTGGACACGCGGATGTGTCCGCTGGATCTGGCGGATGAGGTGACCCTGGAGCCGTCGGTGGATGGACTGGCAAAGCTGACGTGTTCGAATCCAGAACTGCCGGTGGATGAATCGAATCTGGCGATGAAGGCGTTGCGCGGATATGAAAAACGCAGTGGGACGACGCAGGCCTGGCAGATTCATTTGGAAAAACACGTGCCGCACGGGGCGGGTTTGGGCGGTGGCAGCAGCAATGCCGCGACGGTGTTGCTGGGGTTGAATCGCTTGAACGGCGGGGTGCTGAGCGACGAGGATTTGCACGAGATTGCGGCGGAGTTGGGGTCCGACGTGCCGTTCTTTTTGTATGGCCGGACTTGCGACGCGACGGGACGCGGGGAGGTGATTGAACCGGTGGAGACTTTCGACTGGGAGTTGCCGGTGGTGTTGATCAAACCGGGATTTGGGATCTCGACGCCTTGGGCTTACAAGAATTGGCGGGATTCAAAGGAGTTGGCGGGGGTGTTTTACGGGGTGCAGACGCAGCCTTGGGGGGAAATGATCAATGATCTGGAACGGCCGGTGTTTGAGAAATGGATTTGGCTGCCGACGATGAAGAACTGGTTGTTGGAGCAGGAGGAGACCGTGGCGGCGCTGATGTCGGGTTCAGGTTCGACGATGTTTGCGGTGGCCCGGAGTGAGGCGGATGCGGCGGTGCTGGCAGAGAGCACGAGGAAATTTTGCGGGGAATCGACCTGGGTGCAGGTGACGAGGACAAGAAAGTAGAAGGCTCGTCCCGAGCCTTGGTTGTAAAATGAAAAGGCTCGAGACGAGCCTTCTACTTTGTTTGTCGCGGGCAAAAAAAGTGGGCCGGTGGAACTCCCATTCCACCGGCCCTGGCATCAACCTCAACACACGTTACGCTTTACAGGCGCAACTAATTGGACAACAACCAATCACTCTCAAAAACACAGGATGTAGAATCTCAACTCATGCATCACTGTTCGCTATGTTTAGTCCCCCTCCGAGATGGGTTGTTCAAACTTTTGATGAAAACTTTTAAAATAATTTTAAGCCGCATTTTGAGGGGGCGGAAGTGGTTGAGTATTAGACACATCGGCATGTTGTAGTTCGCGACATTCTGTTGAGATGCCAAATTCGGTTGGACGCAACGGGAAGAAATTCGGTAGATTGCCACATGATTGTTCCAGAATTTTGGGCCGAAGGTCGGGTTCAGCACAAGGCGGATGGGCGTCAGGTGACGGTGCGCCGATTTGGGTGGTCGGATGTGAGCCAGGAAGAAGCGCAGGATCGTGCGAATGCGCGGGCGCAGGAAGCGATGCAGCGGATCTGGTCGGGAGAAAAACTTGATCGTCGGGAGCCAAAGGTGGCTTACAACGGGGCGGAAGGGGTGCCGATTCGAGAGGAGATCGTTTCGCGTCACGGCGAGGTGGTGATCACGCGCAACGGTTATGGGGCGTTGTGTATCAATACGCCCAATGTGCTTTTCGTTGATGTGGATGTGCAGGAAGGGGTGCCCCGGACCATGTCGTGTTCGGTGCTGGGGGTGCTACTGCTGGTTTCAATTGGCTACGGTCTCGTGCAGGGTTCCTGGTCGGCTTTTATGATGGGGGTGGCAGGGACTTTGATTCTGGGATGGTGGATGGCGGGTTGGTTGTTTCGTTTGTATGAATGGTTTGCGGGAGGGGCTGCGAAACGCGCCCGGAAACGCATGCATCGATTTTCATCCGCCCATCCCGACTGGCATTTGCGGATTTATGAAACCCCAGCGGGGTTCCGCGTGATGGTGTTGCATGAGGTGTTTGATCCGGTTGATGAACGGGTGGCGGAATGCTTCAAGTCGCTCCGTGCGGACGAGGTGTATGTGCGGATGTGTCGGCGGCAGCATTGTTTCCGGGCGAGGGTGAGTCCGAAGCCTTGGAGGATTGGCATCAAAGACCACTTGCCGCCACAGCGTGGGGGCTGGCCGGTGAAGCCTGAATTGATGCCGCGCAGGAAACTATGGGTGGAGGAATATGAAGCGAGATCGGCGGTTTTTTCTTCGTGCCGATTTGTT is a window of Phragmitibacter flavus DNA encoding:
- a CDS encoding DUF2007 domain-containing protein, producing the protein MNTIARFQTPEDAHLFRLFLGSHEIEAFVFDEFTVQTVWKFSNAIGGVRVVVHHEDVPAAATYYQEYWQTVLSSYHHTPPVRAWPLILILSLLIGAQPFIVFGRQPLIETD
- the ispE gene encoding 4-(cytidine 5'-diphospho)-2-C-methyl-D-erythritol kinase yields the protein MTLTLRSPAKINLWLRVLRRRDDGFHDVDTRMCPLDLADEVTLEPSVDGLAKLTCSNPELPVDESNLAMKALRGYEKRSGTTQAWQIHLEKHVPHGAGLGGGSSNAATVLLGLNRLNGGVLSDEDLHEIAAELGSDVPFFLYGRTCDATGRGEVIEPVETFDWELPVVLIKPGFGISTPWAYKNWRDSKELAGVFYGVQTQPWGEMINDLERPVFEKWIWLPTMKNWLLEQEETVAALMSGSGSTMFAVARSEADAAVLAESTRKFCGESTWVQVTRTRK